GGGGCTGGGACTTCGGCGACCTGTCGACGGTGACGGTCCATGTGCGGCGGCTGCGCGGGAAGGTCGAGACGGACCCGGCCCGTCCGCAGGTGATCCAGACGGTGTGGGGTGTCGGCTACCGCCTGGACCCGGCCCCGGACGAGCACCGGGGTGCGACGACCGATACGGAGCCGGCGTGACCGACATACTCCTCATCGCACTCTTCGCGTTCCTGGGCGCCGCCGTGGCCGGACTGCTCGGTGCGCTCGTCCTGCGGCTCTTCCGGCACCGTTCGCTCGTCGTGTCGCTGACCGTCGTCGCCGCTGTCGCCGTCACCGCGATGCTCGCCGGAACCCTCGCGGTCGCCTGGGCGATGTTCCTGTCACCGCACGATCTGACCGTCGTCACCACCGTCGTCGCCATGGCCGCGGTGGTGTCGCTCGTCACCGCGATGCTCCTGGGCCGCTGGGTAGCCGCCAGAAGCCGCGAACTGACGCTCGCGGCCCGCTCGTTCGGCGAAGGCGGCACATTCGCCGCCCCCGTGGAACAGACGACGGCCGAACTGGCCTCCCTGGCGGAGGAACTGGCCGCCACCAGCGCCAAGCTCGACAGCTCCCGCGCTCGGGAGCGCACGCTGGAGGCATCGCGGCGCGAGCTCGTCGCCTGGATCTCGCACGATCTGCGGACCCCGCTGGCCGGGCTGCGGGCCATGTCGGAGGCGCTGGAGGACGGCATGGCCACCGACACCGGGCGCTATCTGCGGCAGATCCGCACCGAGGTGGAGCGCATGAACGACATGGTCGGCGACCTCTTCGAACTCTCACGTATCCACGCCGGATCGCTCACCCTGACGCCCTCCCGCACCTCCGTCCACGACCTGGTCGGCGACGCTCTCGCGGGCGCCGATCCGCTGGCCCGCGAGCACGGTGTGCGGCTGGTCGGGAGCCGTGTCGACGCCCTTCCGGTGGACGTCGACAGCAAGGAGATGAGCCGGGTCCTGGGCAACCTCCTGATCAACGCGATCCGCCGCACGCCCGCCGACGGAACCGTCGCCGTGGCAGCGCAGCGCAGCGACGACACGGTGGTGCTCTCGGTGACGGACGGCTGCGGGGGCATCCCCGAGGAGGATCTGCCCAGGGTCTTCGACACCGGCTGGCGCGGCAGTCATGCCCGGACGCCCCCGGCAGGCGCGGGCCTCGGACTCGCCATCGTCCGCGGCATCGTCGAGGCGCACGAGGGCCGCGCGGGCGTCCGTAACGTGGCCGGCGGCTGCTGCTTCGAGGTCACACTCCCCCTGGCACCGGTCGGGCACCGGCGCTCTGCGCGTTGAGCACGGTGGACGGCAATCCGGCTCGAACACTCCTCAGGGCCTTTGGGCGTCGGCGTTCGGGCGCATCCCCCTCAACGGGGCGGTCGCGAACTCCGCCATTCCCTCGGCGAACCCTTCCTTCGGTTTCCAGCCCAGCTCGTCGCGCAGTCGCTGCGAGTCCGCCGTGACATGGCGTACGTCACCGAGCCGGTACTCGCCGGTGATCTCCGGAGCGGGACCACCGTGTGCCGAGGCCAGCGCCGAGGCCATCTCGCCGATGGTGTGCGGTTCCCCGCTCCCCGTGTTGTAAGCGTCGAACCCGCCCGGCTCGTACTCCTGGACGGCCTCCAGCGCCAGCACGTTCGCGGCCGCCACATCCCGTACGTGGACGAAATCCCGCCGCTGGCAACCGTCCTCGAAGACCCGGGGAGCCTCTCCACGTGCCAGAGCCGAGCGGAAGAAGGACGCGACACCGGCGTACGGGGTGTCTCGCGGCATCCCCGGCCCGTACACATTGTGGTAGCGCAGCGACACCGCCGACCCACCCGCCGCGCGCGCCCAGGCCGCGGTGAGGTGTTCCTGGGCGAGCTTGGTGGCCGCGTACACATTGCGCGGGTCCGTGGGCGCGTCCTCGGCGACCAGACCGGACGCCAACTCCGCACCGCAGCGCGGACAGTGCGGCTCGAACCGCCCCGCGTCCAGGTCGGCCGCCGCCCTCGGCCCCGGCCGGACCGTGCCGTGGCGCGGACAGTCGTAGCGCCCCTCGCCGTAGACCACCATCGATCCGGCCAGCACCAGACGCCGCACACCCGCGTCGGCCATCGCGGCAAGCAGCACCGCTGTCCCGAGATCGTTGCACCCGACGTACTCGGGCGCGTCGGCGAAGTCGGTGCCCAGGCCGACCATCGCCGCCTGATGACACACGGCGTCGATGCCCCGCAACGCCCCGTCCACCGCCGCGCGATCGCGTACGTCCGCGATGATTCTCCGCTCGGCGTCGGCGTCCGCAGGGGGCGCCTGCGCACCGTGCACCGAGGGCAGCAGGGCGTCGAACACGACGGCCCGGTGCCCGGCAGATGCGAGGGCACGGACGATCTCCGACCCGATGAACCCGGCTCCGCCGGTGACCAGTACGCGCATGGCGCCCACGCTAGGCCGCCCGGAGTCACATGACCGGGTTCCGGCGCGGCACGTCACCGGTCGGTAAGAACACCGCCACTGCGCCGGTGGCCCGGACACCCGTCGGAGCGATCGGACCACTGCCCGCGCTGACTGCGCTGCCCGTGCCGTCCGTGCCGCCTGCGCTGCCCGTGCTGCCTGCGCTGCCTGCGCTGCCTGCGCTGCCGCCATTGAGCAGGGCGTACGTCAGTCCGGCCAGGGCGAGAGCGAGGGCGAGCAGGCCGGCGATCAGGAAGGCCGCGGCGCGGAGGTTGCGTGGGGGTGTCGGCGCGTAGGAGGACGCTGCGGGCGGGCGCCGCTGCGAGGGACCGCCTGCCGCGATGACGCGCAGTTCCTGAGCGGCCCGCGTGGCGTCCAGCCGCTGGGCCGGGTCCTTGCGCAGCAGCCCCTCGATCACCGGTGCCAGCGCGTCCGCGCGGCGGGGCGGCGGCAGTTCCTGTTCGACGACGGCCCGTACGGTGCCCAGCGGGGTGTTCCGCTGGAAGGGCGAATTTCCCTCGACCGCCGCGTACAGCAGCACTCCGAGGGACCACAGGTCGGACTCGGGCCGCGCGCTCTGCCCCAGGGCCCGCTCCGGGGCGAGGAATTCCGGCGAGCCGACCACCTCGCCTGCCAGGGTCAGTTTGGAAGTGCCCTCGACCATGGCGATGCCGAAGTCGGTCAGGACGACACGGCCGTCGTTCGCCATGAGGACGTTGCCCGGCTTGACGTCGCGGTGCAGGACCCCGGCCGCGTGCGCGGCGCGCAGGGCGGCGAGAACCTCGGCGCCCACTTGCGCGGCGCGTCGCGGGGGCAGGGGGCCCTCGGCGTTCAGGAGGTCGGAGAGCGCCACGCCCCGGATCAGCTCCATGACGATCCAGGGGCGGCCGTCGTGGATGACGACGTCGTGGACGGTCACAGCGTTGGGGTTCGAGATACGGGCCGCGGCCCGGGCTTCGCGCTCAAGGCGGGTGTAGAGCCGCTCGACCATCCCCGTGGGGAGTCCGGCGGGGGCGCGTATCGCCTTGAGCGCGACCTCGCGGTGCAGTACGTCGTCCTCGGCCTGCCACACGGTGCCCATGCCGCCCTCTCCCAGGACGGAGAGAAGACGGTAGCGCCCCGCGATCACCCGGTCCCCCGCTGTGCGCGCTGTGCCGTCGGTCATGGGGCTTCTCCTTTTCGCGTTGCCGTGCTGACGGATGTCCTGACGCCGATGGCGCGGCGAGGCGGGTGACCGGCTCCGCCGCGCGGCTCAGCCGAGTACGGATGACGCCTCCCTCAGCACCAGACCCGCCCCCAGGGCGACGACCGCGAACGCCGAACCCAGGGGTACGGCCCGCTTGATGAGCGCCGCGGACCTGCCGCCGATCCAGCGGGGCGGCCTGTCCAGCAGGCGCGCCACTCGGCCGCCGGCCTTGACCACGGCGAACCCGGCCGCCGTGAGGGTGAGGGCGAGACCGGCCCCGTAGGCGACGACGAGCAGCACGCCGAACCATGCCTGTCCCAGGGCCGACGCGCCGACCAGGACGACCACGGCCGAGGGGCTGGGGACGAGCCCACCGGCGAAGCCGAGCAGGATCGTGCCGCGCACTGTGGGGGCGGTGGGGTGTGTGTGGGTGTGACCGCCGTGGGTGTGCGCATGGTCGTGGGAGTTGTCGTGCGCGTGCTGATGGTGATGCGCGTGTCCGTGTCCGCGGTTGTGCCAGGCGCGTCGTACGAGACCGGCGCCCGCGAGCGTCACCAGGATCCCGCTCGTGACGCCCAGCCATCCGATCACGGAGGGCGCCGCCGCGGATCCCGCGGCGATGGGGAGGCCCAGGGCGACGACCCCCAGGGTGTGCGTGACGGTCACGGAAGCGGCCAGGGGCAGGACGTCGCGGAGCGTGGCGCGCCTGCGGGCGGCGGCCGCGGCTGCCATCAGCGTCTTGCCGTGGCCCGGTGCCAGCGCGTGCAGTGCGCCCAGGGCCACGGCGGCGGCCAGGGCGAGCACGGCGAAGCCGGGGGTGAGGTCGCGGCGGGCGACCAGCCCGTCGAGCGCCTGCGTCCAGCGGTCGGCGCCGCGCGGGAGGACGGACGACGCGGGCGCGTCCCGGCCGGTGTCCGCCAGGGCGGGACCACCCGGGCGAACCCGCAGCAAGGCGGTCGCGGTGTCGGCGGGTGAGGACAGCAGTTCCTCGGGATACCGGGTCAGCTCGTGGGACACCGAATTCTCGGGTACGTCACGGGAGGTGAGCGTCATCCCGTCGCCGCGCGCGGTGATCTCGCGCCAGCCGGGCCCCGAGTCGGGCCGGTCGCTGCGGAAGGCGACGGAAACGGTGCGCCCCTGTGGGAGCGGCACGGTCAGCCGGCACTCCACCCGGAGGGTGCGGAGTCCGGCCTGCCCGGGGCGCTGGACCGCCCGGCTCGCGCCTGCCGTCGGCACGGCCCGGCGGCCGTCGACCGTGATCTCGCTGCCGCGCGCGGCAATCTCGCAGCGCTGTCGGGCCCAGTCCGCCATCCCGGACTGCTTGATCTGCGGCTCGGCCTGGGTTGCCGGTATCTCCGCGAGGTCCTCGACGTGGTCGATCCGCAGCAGCCCGGGAGCGGCGACCAGACCGTCGTAACGGTTGACCGTGAAGTTGCCGAGCGGATGCGCGCTCGCTGCTCCCGAGGGAACTAGCACGAGGGCACAGACGGCCAGGAGGACGGCCGCGCACGAGGCGCCGAAGCGACGCGGCGCCGGAGTCCTGCGGGCTCCGCGTACGGTCGATCCGGCGTGGTGGGCGGTCATTTGGCGGCCTCCAGCACCTGGTGGGCCCGGCGGGCGCCGAGCGGGGAGAAACCGGCGTTGAGGCCGAGCGCCGCGGACAGGGAGCGGCGTGCGGCCGCGGTGTCGCCGGTGGCGTACTCGATCACGCCCCGGTGGTAGCGGAAGGCCGCGCTGCGGTAGCCGGTGGCCGTGGCCCGACGGGCGTAGGGGAGGGCTTCCGCGTCCCGGCCGTTGACATGCAGGGCCCAGGCAAGGGCGTCCGCGGTGTGCACGGTGCGGCGGCGGGCCCACTCGGCGCGGGCCGCACTCAGCGCGGCCGTGCGGTCGCCGTGATCGGCGGCAGCGAGGGCGGTGTCGAGATCCGCGTCGACTTCGTTGGCACGGGCCAGCGAGATCCATACGTCGACGAGTGCGTACTGCTGCCGGGCCTTCGCCCGG
This sequence is a window from Streptomyces sp. NBC_01217. Protein-coding genes within it:
- a CDS encoding sensor histidine kinase, giving the protein MTDILLIALFAFLGAAVAGLLGALVLRLFRHRSLVVSLTVVAAVAVTAMLAGTLAVAWAMFLSPHDLTVVTTVVAMAAVVSLVTAMLLGRWVAARSRELTLAARSFGEGGTFAAPVEQTTAELASLAEELAATSAKLDSSRARERTLEASRRELVAWISHDLRTPLAGLRAMSEALEDGMATDTGRYLRQIRTEVERMNDMVGDLFELSRIHAGSLTLTPSRTSVHDLVGDALAGADPLAREHGVRLVGSRVDALPVDVDSKEMSRVLGNLLINAIRRTPADGTVAVAAQRSDDTVVLSVTDGCGGIPEEDLPRVFDTGWRGSHARTPPAGAGLGLAIVRGIVEAHEGRAGVRNVAGGCCFEVTLPLAPVGHRRSAR
- a CDS encoding NAD-dependent epimerase/dehydratase family protein; the encoded protein is MRVLVTGGAGFIGSEIVRALASAGHRAVVFDALLPSVHGAQAPPADADAERRIIADVRDRAAVDGALRGIDAVCHQAAMVGLGTDFADAPEYVGCNDLGTAVLLAAMADAGVRRLVLAGSMVVYGEGRYDCPRHGTVRPGPRAAADLDAGRFEPHCPRCGAELASGLVAEDAPTDPRNVYAATKLAQEHLTAAWARAAGGSAVSLRYHNVYGPGMPRDTPYAGVASFFRSALARGEAPRVFEDGCQRRDFVHVRDVAAANVLALEAVQEYEPGGFDAYNTGSGEPHTIGEMASALASAHGGPAPEITGEYRLGDVRHVTADSQRLRDELGWKPKEGFAEGMAEFATAPLRGMRPNADAQRP
- a CDS encoding nickel transporter: MTAHHAGSTVRGARRTPAPRRFGASCAAVLLAVCALVLVPSGAASAHPLGNFTVNRYDGLVAAPGLLRIDHVEDLAEIPATQAEPQIKQSGMADWARQRCEIAARGSEITVDGRRAVPTAGASRAVQRPGQAGLRTLRVECRLTVPLPQGRTVSVAFRSDRPDSGPGWREITARGDGMTLTSRDVPENSVSHELTRYPEELLSSPADTATALLRVRPGGPALADTGRDAPASSVLPRGADRWTQALDGLVARRDLTPGFAVLALAAAVALGALHALAPGHGKTLMAAAAAARRRATLRDVLPLAASVTVTHTLGVVALGLPIAAGSAAAPSVIGWLGVTSGILVTLAGAGLVRRAWHNRGHGHAHHHQHAHDNSHDHAHTHGGHTHTHPTAPTVRGTILLGFAGGLVPSPSAVVVLVGASALGQAWFGVLLVVAYGAGLALTLTAAGFAVVKAGGRVARLLDRPPRWIGGRSAALIKRAVPLGSAFAVVALGAGLVLREASSVLG